The following proteins are co-located in the Rippkaea orientalis PCC 8801 genome:
- a CDS encoding FAD-dependent oxidoreductase, which produces MVSLNCRVGIVGAGTSGVYLGSLLARQGYQVDVFEKSPVPRTDGCGILLVGSGMKAVNQGNPQLCQRLLHSGTPVKHFEFRNLKGGVANSESVTYEENELPGMLIHRKAILEAVLAELPTNCLHLNASFVSATQTETGVTATFSNGETWEGDLLVGSDGIFSKVREWVVPGVKPRYLGDIVWRGVVEDNEFCVDGMFVVYIRGRGIYANFFDLGNGYTHWGFFIEAEQTEAEKRLPCPHNVAIPPEELAKVPEAARAVIQGTPIEQIVCNYSYDIDMLPKLYQGRILLIGDAAHAKSPTRARGMTSGFEDALALSRYLTESSTIDEALLGFQNERLPIVHEYQRTSREISQKTGRNRPKKVA; this is translated from the coding sequence ATGGTGTCTTTAAACTGTCGAGTCGGTATTGTCGGCGCAGGAACATCAGGGGTATATCTAGGGAGTTTGTTAGCTCGTCAAGGATATCAGGTTGATGTGTTTGAAAAATCCCCCGTTCCTCGCACCGATGGCTGCGGAATTTTGTTAGTGGGTTCGGGGATGAAAGCGGTTAATCAAGGGAATCCCCAACTCTGTCAAAGATTACTCCATTCAGGGACACCCGTCAAACATTTTGAATTTCGTAATCTCAAAGGAGGAGTCGCTAATTCTGAGTCAGTCACTTATGAAGAAAATGAGTTACCGGGGATGCTGATTCACCGTAAAGCCATTTTAGAGGCGGTATTAGCCGAATTACCCACCAATTGTCTGCATTTAAACGCCTCCTTTGTTTCAGCCACACAAACCGAAACCGGAGTGACAGCAACCTTTAGTAATGGCGAAACCTGGGAAGGAGATCTCTTAGTCGGAAGTGATGGTATTTTCTCTAAAGTCAGAGAATGGGTTGTCCCTGGCGTTAAACCCCGTTATTTAGGGGATATTGTTTGGCGAGGTGTCGTAGAAGATAATGAGTTTTGTGTCGATGGAATGTTTGTTGTCTATATACGAGGACGAGGAATTTACGCTAATTTCTTTGATTTAGGCAACGGTTACACCCATTGGGGCTTTTTTATCGAAGCAGAGCAAACAGAAGCCGAAAAAAGACTCCCTTGTCCTCATAATGTGGCCATTCCTCCAGAAGAATTAGCAAAAGTGCCAGAAGCTGCTAGAGCCGTGATTCAAGGCACTCCTATTGAGCAAATTGTCTGTAATTATTCCTATGATATTGATATGTTGCCTAAACTATATCAAGGACGTATTTTGTTAATTGGAGATGCTGCTCATGCAAAAAGTCCCACCAGAGCAAGGGGGATGACTTCCGGGTTTGAAGATGCCTTAGCCTTATCACGCTATTTAACAGAAAGTTCTACCATTGATGAGGCATTACTCGGTTTTCAGAATGAGCGATTGCCTATTGTCCATGAATATCAACGAACTAGCCGTGAAATTAGTCAAAAAACCGGCCGTAATCGCCCTAAAAAGGTAGCTTAA
- a CDS encoding NADP-dependent isocitrate dehydrogenase — MYEKLTPPSTGSKITFKDGKPIVPDDPIIPFIRGDGTGVDIWPATEKVIDAAVTTAYGGQRKINWFKVYAGDEACDLYGTYQYLPDDTLKAIEEYGIAIKGPLTTPIGGGIRSLNVALRQIFTLYACVRPCRYYAGTPSPHKSPEKLDVIVYRENTEDIYLGIEWREGSEIGQKLIKYLNDELIPATPEHGKKRIPLDAGIGVKPISKTGSQRLVRRAMEHALRLPKAKQMVTLVHKGNIMKYTEGAFRDWGYELATTEFRDVCVTERESWILSNKEGNPNISIEDNARKVEPGYDALTPEKKKEACDEVKSVLDAIWDSHGDGKWKDKIMVNDRIADSIFQQIQTRPDEYSILATMNLNGDYLSDAAAAVVGGLGMGPGANIGDTCAIFEATHGTAPKHAGLDRINPGSVILSGVMMLEYMGWQEAADLIKKGLGNAIANREVTYDLARLMEPPVDPPLKCSEFAQAIINHFAD; from the coding sequence ATGTACGAAAAACTAACCCCTCCCTCCACTGGTTCTAAAATTACCTTTAAAGACGGTAAACCCATTGTTCCCGATGATCCCATCATTCCCTTCATCCGTGGCGATGGAACAGGGGTAGATATCTGGCCAGCTACCGAAAAAGTCATTGATGCGGCCGTTACTACTGCTTACGGAGGTCAACGCAAAATTAACTGGTTTAAGGTCTATGCAGGGGATGAAGCTTGCGATCTCTACGGAACTTATCAATACTTACCCGATGATACCCTAAAAGCCATCGAAGAATATGGTATTGCCATCAAAGGACCCTTAACGACCCCCATTGGTGGTGGTATTCGGTCATTAAACGTCGCGTTACGGCAAATTTTCACCCTCTATGCTTGCGTTCGTCCCTGTCGTTACTATGCGGGAACCCCTTCCCCCCACAAGTCCCCCGAAAAACTCGATGTCATCGTCTATCGGGAGAATACCGAGGATATCTATCTGGGAATTGAATGGCGAGAAGGCAGCGAAATTGGGCAAAAATTGATTAAATACCTCAATGATGAGTTAATTCCCGCCACTCCTGAACACGGCAAAAAACGCATCCCTCTAGACGCAGGAATTGGGGTTAAACCCATCAGTAAAACGGGTTCCCAACGGTTAGTTCGTCGCGCAATGGAACACGCTTTACGTCTCCCTAAAGCGAAGCAAATGGTGACGTTAGTCCACAAAGGGAATATCATGAAATATACCGAGGGAGCGTTTCGAGATTGGGGGTATGAACTCGCTACCACAGAATTTCGGGATGTCTGCGTTACGGAACGAGAATCTTGGATTTTGAGTAATAAAGAGGGTAATCCTAATATTAGTATCGAAGATAATGCCCGTAAAGTCGAGCCTGGTTACGATGCGCTGACCCCTGAGAAGAAAAAAGAAGCCTGTGACGAAGTTAAATCGGTTTTAGATGCTATTTGGGATAGTCACGGGGATGGTAAATGGAAGGATAAGATCATGGTGAACGATCGCATTGCTGATAGTATCTTCCAACAAATTCAAACCCGTCCCGATGAATATTCCATCCTTGCTACCATGAACCTGAACGGGGACTATCTCTCCGATGCTGCTGCTGCGGTGGTTGGTGGTTTAGGAATGGGACCTGGTGCCAATATTGGGGATACCTGTGCTATTTTTGAGGCTACCCACGGAACTGCGCCAAAACACGCGGGTTTAGATCGTATTAACCCTGGTTCAGTCATTTTATCGGGGGTAATGATGTTAGAGTATATGGGATGGCAAGAAGCAGCCGATTTGATTAAAAAAGGGTTGGGAAATGCGATCGCTAATCGGGAAGTAACATACGATTTAGCGCGGTTGATGGAACCTCCTGTCGATCCTCCCTTGAAATGTTCCGAGTTTGCACAAGCCATTATCAATCATTTTGCGGATTAG
- a CDS encoding Piwi domain-containing protein: MSILLNGFKIELSAPTFTAYVEQMPNNKNIESIREKHQDDCFIYWHEGQLFVIPKTPESKISIGEKTTLQCEENLKLLVARVNHLLPTIVPDYNPVRFQPVQFLAKKTELVKMIIEKQNLTNYSQILENFKIIPKYTLEARLIELRPNEVFISIFLCLGTNWKITASLSNLQAQGVNLRDLYVVRRQCKTGERRLVGKIDSLTHGIINLSESYNNLSQIHEDEIWLEGSKASFSHCLKALLGNKYYSFEREREREEGNLLIGTGQYEALKKIKDYLKKSPLFLTPDLQGNLKEQIEINNDENYTTMTSTSTVEYCFDSARTKKHKIAWYGIRDYGPFSREVFSKKSPNILVFFPDTIQGKVEIFLKSFQEGISIKEGQFEKSSYSGGFAKIFCLTNPKFTLERIAWHENKDQSPAKVYKAYRKTIEQILSKMQEDIDAAIVIILDEHSNLPDSINPYLHSKSLLLTHGIPVQEIRYSNIQKDKKSLQYILQNFSLAMYAKLTGQPWTVDQDQTISDELVIGIGTSELSNSRFETRQRFVGITTVFRGDGNYLLSSLSKECSYDEYPDVLRESTISILQEFKRRNGWQPGDTVRLIFHSARPLKKVNIAKIISECVEEVGKEQIVEFAFLTVSEEHPFIVLDTSQQGYKGKGIYAPERGKIIQIGKYNRLLSTNSPHLIKKETSPIPRPLLIRLHQQSNYRDLTYLSEQVLKFTALSWRSTFPAPKPVSIYYSELIANLLGRLKNIEGWSSIILNTKLRASKWFL, encoded by the coding sequence ATGTCGATTTTACTTAACGGTTTCAAAATAGAGCTTTCTGCACCAACTTTCACCGCTTATGTGGAGCAGATGCCAAACAATAAAAATATAGAGTCAATAAGAGAAAAGCATCAGGATGACTGCTTTATATACTGGCATGAAGGTCAACTTTTTGTAATCCCTAAAACACCTGAGTCTAAAATCTCAATCGGAGAAAAGACTACTCTACAATGTGAAGAAAATTTAAAGCTTTTAGTTGCTCGTGTGAATCATTTATTACCCACAATAGTACCTGACTATAATCCTGTTAGATTTCAACCTGTTCAATTTTTAGCCAAAAAAACAGAGTTAGTAAAAATGATTATAGAAAAACAAAATTTAACCAATTATTCTCAAATACTTGAAAATTTTAAAATAATACCAAAATATACTCTTGAAGCTAGATTAATTGAATTACGACCTAATGAAGTTTTTATCAGTATATTCTTATGCTTAGGAACTAATTGGAAAATTACAGCATCCCTTAGTAATTTACAAGCTCAAGGTGTTAACTTGAGAGATTTATATGTAGTCCGTCGTCAATGTAAAACAGGAGAACGTCGCTTAGTTGGAAAAATTGACTCATTGACTCATGGAATAATTAATTTATCAGAATCATACAATAATTTATCTCAAATTCATGAAGACGAAATATGGTTAGAAGGTTCAAAAGCTTCTTTTTCCCATTGCCTAAAAGCTTTACTAGGTAACAAATATTATAGTTTTGAAAGAGAAAGAGAGCGTGAAGAAGGTAATTTGCTAATTGGAACAGGACAATATGAAGCATTAAAAAAAATTAAAGATTACTTAAAAAAATCTCCACTTTTTCTGACACCTGATTTACAAGGAAACTTAAAAGAGCAAATAGAAATTAATAATGATGAAAATTATACAACAATGACTTCAACCTCTACAGTAGAATATTGTTTTGATTCAGCAAGAACTAAAAAACATAAAATAGCTTGGTATGGCATTAGGGATTATGGACCTTTTAGTCGAGAAGTTTTTTCTAAAAAATCACCCAATATTTTAGTATTTTTTCCTGATACAATCCAAGGAAAGGTAGAAATATTTTTAAAATCTTTTCAAGAAGGAATTAGTATAAAAGAAGGACAATTTGAAAAATCAAGCTATAGTGGTGGTTTTGCCAAAATCTTTTGTCTTACTAACCCTAAGTTTACTTTAGAAAGAATTGCTTGGCACGAAAATAAAGATCAATCACCAGCTAAAGTTTATAAAGCATACAGAAAAACAATTGAACAAATATTAAGTAAAATGCAAGAAGATATAGATGCAGCTATAGTTATTATTTTAGATGAACACTCAAATCTCCCAGATTCTATAAATCCATACCTCCATTCTAAATCTTTATTGCTAACACATGGAATCCCTGTTCAAGAAATTCGATATTCAAATATTCAAAAAGACAAAAAATCTTTACAATATATTCTTCAAAACTTTAGCCTTGCAATGTATGCAAAATTAACGGGACAACCTTGGACAGTTGATCAAGATCAAACTATTAGTGACGAACTTGTAATTGGTATAGGAACTAGCGAATTATCTAATAGTCGATTTGAAACAAGACAAAGATTTGTAGGAATTACAACTGTTTTTAGAGGAGATGGAAATTATCTTTTAAGTAGTTTGTCAAAAGAATGTTCTTATGATGAATATCCTGATGTTTTACGAGAATCAACAATATCAATTTTACAAGAATTTAAGAGACGTAATGGATGGCAACCAGGTGATACAGTACGTCTTATTTTCCATTCAGCTAGACCTTTAAAAAAGGTTAATATTGCTAAAATTATATCTGAATGTGTCGAAGAAGTAGGTAAAGAACAAATTGTTGAATTTGCTTTTTTGACAGTTTCTGAAGAGCATCCATTTATAGTTCTTGATACTTCTCAACAGGGTTATAAAGGAAAAGGAATTTATGCACCAGAACGAGGTAAAATTATACAAATTGGAAAATATAATCGATTATTGTCTACCAATAGTCCACATTTAATTAAAAAGGAAACTTCTCCTATACCTAGACCTCTTCTAATTCGTTTACACCAACAGTCTAATTACCGTGACTTAACTTATTTAAGTGAGCAAGTTTTAAAGTTTACTGCACTATCTTGGCGTTCTACCTTTCCCGCGCCTAAACCAGTGAGTATCTATTATTCAGAATTAATTGCTAATCTTTTAGGAAGGTTAAAAAATATAGAAGGATGGTCATCTATAATATTAAATACAAAACTCCGTGCTAGTAAATGGTTTTTATGA
- a CDS encoding MerR family transcriptional regulator: protein MGEIFFTSKDAAKITGCTLRQLQYWREKGVIVPMVSATGTGRSVYYSHADLVELTVMVYLLWVGLTFETATGILQQLREIEPNFAKENSQRRLMLVFDTSEGILKLRDFERESAVSFAVPSATLFWWIKVCLLFLCGWIGFVKN, encoded by the coding sequence GTGGGAGAAATTTTCTTTACCTCTAAGGATGCTGCTAAGATTACGGGGTGTACCCTGCGCCAGTTACAGTATTGGCGGGAAAAAGGGGTTATTGTACCGATGGTGAGTGCAACGGGTACGGGGAGAAGCGTTTATTATTCTCACGCTGATTTAGTTGAGTTGACGGTGATGGTGTATTTGCTGTGGGTGGGGTTGACATTTGAGACAGCAACAGGAATTTTGCAGCAGTTAAGGGAAATTGAACCGAATTTTGCTAAAGAGAACAGTCAACGGCGTTTAATGTTAGTTTTTGACACTTCCGAGGGAATACTGAAGTTAAGGGATTTTGAACGAGAGAGTGCGGTCAGCTTCGCTGTGCCTTCGGCAACGCTTTTCTGGTGGATCAAGGTCTGCCTGTTATTCCTTTGTGGTTGGATAGGATTCGTCAAAAATTAA
- a CDS encoding gluconolaconase — protein MHKIFPIVPVLTVLLPVLSPVLAVCAEVRPSQKLAPNVDAIAQNTVLTTVEPSIALPANFQYPNGIAHASDGTLYVGSITSGQILRITPDGKIETFFSGNDEVFAATALRLDESRSILWGSSPDFLGTGNSRGENVRRRPRVFALDTRSGEVLRVILMPKGGFGNDIALDPQGGIYITDSTLARIHYLAPRTTQLQTWAVDERFRAEGIGLAGIARRSDGVLVVGHYSNGELFKVTPQPQSRPRVETIPLERRLENPDGMQFAPDGSLILTEGAGESGNGRLLRINVFAPTHLKPIKTLATDLKSPVNLTLAGRQVWVTESQIRHRLIPEQSSTVPDRFFVHRFILP, from the coding sequence ATGCATAAAATCTTCCCAATTGTGCCTGTGCTGACAGTTTTACTGCCTGTTTTGTCGCCAGTCCTTGCAGTTTGTGCAGAAGTAAGACCATCCCAAAAATTAGCTCCTAATGTAGATGCGATCGCGCAAAACACCGTCCTCACCACTGTAGAGCCTTCGATCGCACTTCCTGCTAATTTCCAGTATCCAAATGGGATTGCTCATGCCAGTGATGGAACACTTTACGTTGGCTCAATCACGAGTGGGCAGATTTTGCGCATTACTCCTGACGGCAAAATCGAAACCTTTTTCTCTGGAAATGATGAGGTATTCGCCGCGACTGCATTGCGATTGGATGAATCACGGAGCATCTTGTGGGGAAGCTCTCCTGATTTCTTAGGAACTGGCAACTCCAGGGGTGAAAACGTTCGTCGTCGCCCTCGTGTCTTTGCGCTCGATACCCGTTCTGGCGAAGTACTGCGTGTGATTCTGATGCCGAAGGGGGGCTTTGGCAATGATATTGCCCTCGATCCTCAAGGCGGCATTTACATTACCGATAGCACGTTGGCTCGTATCCACTATCTGGCACCAAGAACAACACAGTTACAGACTTGGGCAGTAGATGAAAGGTTTCGTGCCGAGGGCATTGGTCTAGCTGGAATTGCACGGCGGTCAGATGGTGTCCTGGTCGTAGGGCACTACTCTAATGGCGAACTATTCAAAGTTACACCTCAGCCTCAGAGCCGGCCAAGAGTCGAAACCATTCCTTTAGAGCGACGGCTTGAAAACCCGGACGGGATGCAGTTTGCCCCTGATGGCTCGCTGATTCTTACGGAAGGTGCAGGCGAAAGTGGTAATGGTCGCCTTTTACGCATTAATGTTTTTGCACCTACTCACCTGAAACCCATTAAGACTTTAGCAACTGATCTCAAATCACCTGTCAATCTAACTTTGGCAGGGCGTCAGGTCTGGGTTACAGAGTCACAGATCCGCCATCGTCTGATACCGGAACAGTCATCCACAGTTCCTGATCGCTTCTTTGTGCACCGATTTATATTGCCGTAG
- a CDS encoding ABC transporter ATP-binding protein, whose amino-acid sequence MATSRLRQLGEYLRPYWKQVLWGMGALLLVNGLGVYIPLLIRDSIDDLRQAFSFDQVLRYVVVIFVLAAFMWAIRMISRLLIFGVGRQVEVTLKQRIFDHLLTLEPSYFSINTSGDLINRATSDVDNIRRLVGFAVLSLINTIFAYLLTLPAMLAIHVPLSLMAVSVYPLMLLTVQVFSRKLQDQQLEVQEQLSSVSELIQEDMSGIALIKIYAQETNERRAFDHKNRQLLKANLKLAQTRNFLFPLIEGISFLSLLALLYFGTEAINQGTISIGDFIALIILVERLVFPTALLGFTITAYQRGEVSIDRVEAIFQAYPKIKDATNTISIDPQKIKGQLVARNLNYTYPGSTKPALKEVNFTINPGETIAIIGSIGSGKSTLANTLPRLLDIAPGQLFLDDYDVTELKLADLRGAIAYVPQDSFLFSTTIENNIRYGDPLKERFEVEYAAKQSQIYEEILNFPQQYDTLVGERGITLSGGQRQRTALARALLMDAPVLILDDALSSVDNKTATNILENLSSQRKKTVIFITHHLSAAAQADRIFVMNKGQIIQMGTHQTLLQQPGFYQSLWKQG is encoded by the coding sequence ATGGCAACTTCACGACTTCGACAGCTTGGTGAATATCTCCGTCCCTATTGGAAACAAGTACTCTGGGGAATGGGTGCACTATTGTTGGTTAATGGGTTGGGGGTCTATATTCCTCTACTCATCCGAGATAGCATTGATGATCTGCGTCAGGCTTTCAGTTTTGACCAAGTATTGCGCTATGTTGTCGTTATTTTCGTTCTGGCGGCTTTTATGTGGGCTATCCGCATGATCTCCCGTCTCCTCATTTTTGGGGTAGGTCGTCAAGTGGAAGTGACCCTCAAACAACGCATCTTTGACCATCTCCTGACCCTAGAACCCTCTTATTTTTCGATCAACACCTCCGGAGATTTAATTAACCGTGCCACGAGCGATGTGGATAATATTCGTCGTCTGGTGGGGTTTGCTGTCTTGAGTTTAATTAATACGATTTTTGCCTATCTTCTCACCCTTCCGGCGATGTTGGCCATTCATGTTCCTCTGAGTTTAATGGCTGTTTCTGTCTATCCTTTGATGTTACTAACGGTGCAAGTTTTTAGCCGCAAATTGCAAGATCAGCAGCTAGAGGTACAGGAACAATTGTCTTCGGTGAGTGAGTTAATTCAAGAAGATATGAGCGGGATAGCGTTAATTAAAATTTATGCCCAAGAAACCAACGAACGCCGCGCTTTTGATCACAAAAACCGTCAACTTCTCAAAGCGAATTTAAAACTAGCTCAAACCCGTAATTTTCTGTTTCCTTTAATTGAAGGGATTTCTTTTCTGAGTTTATTGGCACTTTTGTATTTTGGAACGGAAGCCATTAATCAAGGAACTATCAGTATTGGAGATTTTATCGCTCTAATTATTTTAGTAGAAAGATTAGTGTTTCCAACGGCTTTGTTAGGATTTACCATTACAGCCTATCAACGAGGAGAAGTCAGTATAGATAGAGTTGAGGCTATTTTTCAAGCCTATCCTAAAATTAAAGATGCAACAAACACTATTTCTATTGACCCCCAAAAAATTAAAGGTCAATTAGTCGCGCGTAATCTAAATTATACCTATCCAGGGTCTACCAAACCAGCCTTAAAAGAGGTTAATTTTACAATTAATCCGGGGGAAACAATTGCCATTATTGGTTCAATTGGATCAGGAAAATCAACTTTAGCCAATACCTTACCTCGTTTGCTCGATATTGCGCCAGGACAGTTATTTTTAGATGATTATGACGTTACTGAGTTAAAATTAGCCGATTTACGGGGTGCGATCGCCTATGTGCCCCAAGATAGTTTTCTCTTCAGTACCACCATTGAAAATAATATCCGCTATGGCGATCCTTTAAAAGAGAGATTTGAGGTAGAATATGCGGCTAAACAATCGCAAATTTATGAAGAAATTCTCAACTTTCCTCAACAGTATGACACCCTAGTAGGAGAAAGAGGAATTACCCTTTCTGGAGGACAACGACAACGAACAGCACTAGCCAGAGCGTTGTTAATGGATGCCCCCGTGTTAATATTAGATGATGCCCTTTCTAGTGTTGATAATAAAACCGCTACGAACATTTTAGAAAATCTCTCTAGTCAACGCAAAAAAACGGTTATTTTTATTACCCATCATCTATCAGCAGCAGCGCAAGCAGACCGCATTTTTGTCATGAATAAAGGGCAAATTATTCAAATGGGAACCCATCAAACATTATTGCAACAACCGGGGTTTTATCAGTCGCTATGGAAGCAAGGTTAA